The Anopheles coluzzii chromosome 2, AcolN3, whole genome shotgun sequence genome window below encodes:
- the LOC120951447 gene encoding DNA repair endonuclease XPF — protein MSFENDDLDMELACSAEQAEQEAKAAEEAKDDKTLTQLVDAEEFLATEGVPLLEYEKQMFLDLLHTDALVVCAKGITYERAMLNLLKIFCDTSTLVLVVNCSEAEEQYYRTNLDHSEHIHESAKTAAERERAYLQGGIQFISTRILVVDLLKNRIPIELITGMFVVRAHEIVESCQEAFALRLYRQRNKVGFIKAFSRNVEAFTYGYGHVEKVMRNLFVKELFIWPRFHMTIQRSLKPYEPGVVEIQIPMTQNMILLQTNLLDLMNYLVKSIKTLNRFVELQEVTVENCVTKKFHKILQAQLDTIWHQLSSQTKLIVADLKVLRSLMISCLYGDSVSFYALLKRYRTTEYALHNSGWTILDAAEKVFTIAKERVFNRENEFEPELSPKWKALSDVLRVDIPNDIKEKARKIRKQEERNKFMQQQVKILILCQDSRACYQLNQFLTQGPERYLFYQAIKNDISIAKLSDEFKHITSETDLAAYRIQEFEPVARPKPQTTPAVPGAKGEATGSSSSSSSASKGAPAKGGFLRERIANKRRELAEEQEARKRKEMEEQEAKERGEGVDDSGGAKKSDMETELAAVRTDEQDHQQYFRDAYVLTMSQRTVAVPVDAADEQSSQFDVSMLESGVFESFVEMEQMDITTVVKESNRPLVFIQTFKSETSGLGSLDRTLEQIQPRYIVMYHTNVTAIRQIEVYEARQQRQEMARVRVYAIIHSKTVEEQSYLTSLRREKQAFELLIETKRTMVVPEYQDGKSEDTIMMLQKKQEISSRQAGGQEAKDPAEIVTPRVIVDMREFRSDLPCLIHRRGIDVVPLTITIGDYIITPEICVERKSISDLIGSLNSGRLYNQCVQMTRYYAKPILLIEFDQNKPFHFQRYFMVSSAGSSSSTTSSSSGGSTNEDIMAKLQLLTIHFPKLRLVWSPSPYSTAQLFEELKQGKAEPDPDVAVKIGSDEAGNEESDTLVDAGLANVEVQEFLLKLPGITTRNVGRVMRQCKSLRELTQKTEAQLEELLGGPAVAKQLWDILHVVYKPAQPDPSDKPYGGKFKRGGKRF, from the exons ATGAGCTTCGAAAATGACGATCTCGATATGGAGCTCGCCTGCTCGGCGGAGCAGGCCGAACAGGAAGCGAAGGCAGCGGAGGAAGCGAAGGACGATAAAACGCTAACCCAGCTGGTGGATGCGGAGGAATTCCTCGCCACGGAAGGTGTACCGCTGCTCGAGTATGAGAAGCAAATGTTTTTAGATCTACTACACACCGATGCGCTGGTCGTCTGTGCGAA GGGCATCACGTACGAACGGGCGATGCTGAATCTGCTGAAAATATTCTGCGACACTTCGACGCTTGTGCTCGTGGTCAACTGTTCCGAGGCCGAGGAGCAGTACTATCGCACGAATCTCGACCACTCGGAGCACATTCACGAGTCGGCTAAGACGGCTGCGGAGCGGGAGCGGGCCTACCTGCAGGGCGGCATACAGTTCATCAGCACGCGCATACTGGTGGTCGATTTGCTGAAGAACCGCATCCCGATCGAACTGATCACCGGGATGTTTGTGGTGCGGGCGCATGAAATCGTGGAATCGTGCCAGGAAGCGTTCGCACTGCGGCTCTACCGGCAGCGCAACAAGGTCGGCTTCATCAAGGCGTTCTCGCGCAACGTGGAAGCGTTCACGTACGGGTACGGCCATGTGGAGAAGGTGATGCGCAATCTGTTCGTGAAGGAGCTGTTCATATGGCCCCGGTTCCACATGACCATCCAGCGGTCGCTGAAACCGTACGAGCCGGGCGTGGTCGAGATACAGATACCGATGACGCAGAACATGATACTGCTGCAAACGAACCTGCTCGATCTGATGAACTATCTGGTGAAAAGCATCAAAACGCTGAACCGGTTCGTCGAGCTGCAGGAGGTAACGGTGGAGAACTGTGTGACGAAAAAGTTTCACAAAATACTGCAAGCCCAGCTCGACACGATCTGGCACCAGCTCAGCTCGCAAACGAAGCTGATCGTGGCCGATCTGAAGGTGTTGCGCAGCTTGATGAT ATCCTGTCTGTATGGTGATTCCGTCTCGTTTTACGCGCTGCTGAAACGCTATCGAACGACCGAGTACGCGCTACACAATTCCGGCTGGACCATACTGGATGCGGCGGAGAAAGTGTTTACGATTGCAAAGGAGCGTGTGTTTAATCGAGAAAATG AATTTGAACCCGAGCTTTCCCCAAAATGGAAAGCGCTTTCGGACGTGCTGCGGGTGGACATACCGAACGACATAAAGGAAAAGGCGCGCAAAATTCGGAAACAGGAGGAACGTAACAAGTTCATGCAGCAGCAGGTGAAAATACTGATCCTATGCCAAGATTCGCGTGCCTGCTATCAGCTGAACCAGTTTCTGACGCAAGGCCCCGAGCGCTACCTGTTCTATCAGGCGATCAAGAACGACATATCGATCGCGAAGCTGTCGGATGAGTTTAAACACATCACCAGCGAGACGGATCTGGCCGCGTACAGGATACAGGAGTTTGAACCAGTCGCTCGACCAAAGCCACAAACCACACCGGCCGTTCCGGGGGCGAAAGGTGAAgcgaccggcagcagcagcagcagcagcagcgcaagcAAAGGAGCCCCTGCAAAGGGTGGATTTTTACGTGAACGAATCGCGAACAAGCGCCGTGAGCTGGCCGAAGAACAGGAGGCCCGTAAGCGCAAAGAAATGGAAGAACAGGAAGCGAAAGAACGGGGAGAGGGTGTTGATGATAGTGGTGGGGCAAAAAAATCGGACATGGAAACTGAGCTAGCCGCGGTGCGGACGGACGAGCAGGACCATCAGCAATACTTCCGCGATGCGTACGTACTGACCATGTCGCAGCGGACGGTCGCTGTGCCGGTGGATGCTGCGGACGAGCAGTCGTCGCAGTTCGACGTTAGCATGCTGGAGAGCGGTGTGTTTGAATCGTTCGTAGAGATGGAACAGATGGACATTACGACCGTGGTGAAGGAATCGAACCGCCCGCTAGTGTTTATACAGACGTTTAAGAGTGAAACGAGCGGGCTTGGCTCGTTGGATCGCACGCTGGAACAGATACAGCCCCGGTATATCGTGATGTATCACACGAACGTTACCGCTATACGGCAGATTGAGGTGTACGAAgcgcggcagcagcggcaggaaATGGCACGAGTGCGTGTGTACGCCATCATTCATTCGAAAACGGTGGAGGAGCAATCGTATCTGACGTCGTTGCGGCGGGAGAAGCAGGCGTTCGAGCTGCTGATCGAAACTAAACGG accATGGTTGTGCCGGAGTACCAGGACGGCAAGTCGGAGGACACGATCATGATGCTGCAGAAGAAGCAGGAAATTTCGAGCCGTCAGGCTGGCGGACAGGAGGCAAAGGACCCGGCCGAAATCGTAACACCGCGCGTGATTGTCGATATGCGCGAGTTCCGTTCCGATCTGCCCTGTCTCATCCACCGACGCGGGATTGACGTTGTGCCGCTGACCATCACG ATTGGGGATTACATTATCACGCCGGAGATCTGCGTGGAGCGGAAATCGATCTCCGACCTGATTGGCTCGCTGAACTCGGGCCGCCTGTACAACCAGTGCGTGCAGATGACTCGCTACTACGCCAAGCCGATCCTGCTGATCGAGTTCGATCAGAACAAACCGTTCCACTTTCAGCGCTACTTTATGGTATCGAGCGCTGGTAGCTCGTCGTCGACCACCTCATCGTCGTCCGGTGGCTCCACTAACGAGGACATTATGGCAAAGCTGCAACTGCTCACGATACACTTTCCAAAGCTGCGGCTGGTATGGTCGCCGAGCCCGTACTCGACCGCGCAACTGTTCGAGGAGCTGAAGCAGGGCAAAGCCGAACCCGATCCGGATGTGGCCGTCAAGATCGGTTCGGACGAGGCGGGCAACGAGGAGTCCGACACGCTGGTGGACGCTGGGCTGGCTAATGTGGAGGTGCAAGAGTTTTTGCTAAAGCTGCCCGGCATTACGACACGCAACGTCGGTCGGGTAATGCGCCAGTGCAAGAGCTTGCGCGAGCTGACGCAGAAGACGGAGGCCCagctggaggagctgctggGCGGGCCGGCGGTGGCTAAACAGCTGTGGGATATACTGCACGTGGTGTACAAACCGGCACAGCCGGACCCGAGCGACAAGCCGTACGGTGGGAAGTTTAAGCGGGGCGGGAAACGGTTCTGa